A stretch of the Bacillus sp. B-jedd genome encodes the following:
- a CDS encoding metal-dependent hydrolase, producing MNGTAHAAIGSATGFMVANSIGTSPSATLLLVGLGGISGLMPDLDIDGKLRGKITLSHKMISLSAQLIGILMILYSFIEKTATERWLGLGIGVLIMVVAALIKQKHMLTITGVAVIAGGFSLDEQWIILLGIFIIIASFSSHRSYTHSLLGVIFFGFIALKLQTSLGIHGVFYTCLGGYISHLLADLKILPMNKRGIKLFLPVSSMEL from the coding sequence ATGAATGGCACAGCACATGCAGCAATTGGTTCAGCAACAGGGTTTATGGTTGCCAATTCAATCGGGACTTCACCATCCGCAACACTTTTGCTTGTCGGATTGGGAGGCATTTCAGGCCTGATGCCTGACCTTGATATCGACGGGAAGCTTCGCGGCAAAATTACGTTGTCGCATAAGATGATCAGCTTATCAGCCCAATTAATCGGGATACTGATGATTTTGTACAGTTTCATCGAGAAAACAGCGACTGAAAGGTGGCTGGGGCTTGGCATCGGGGTATTGATTATGGTGGTTGCAGCGTTGATCAAGCAAAAACATATGCTGACGATTACCGGAGTTGCCGTCATTGCGGGCGGTTTTTCGTTAGACGAGCAATGGATCATCCTGCTCGGAATCTTCATCATCATCGCGTCATTTTCCTCGCACCGCAGTTATACCCATTCCCTCCTGGGGGTTATCTTCTTCGGATTCATTGCACTAAAGCTGCAGACGTCACTCGGAATCCACGGTGTTTTCTACACTTGTTTAGGAGGATATATCAGCCACCTACTAGCTGACCTAAAAATCCTGCCAATGAACAAACGGGGAATAAAGCTATTCTTGCCAGTGTCCTCGATGGAATTATAG
- a CDS encoding PadR family transcriptional regulator, which yields MNDPFTNLKSSMKKSIFKDFSFSNERKNAVKESIRMKQSQSQLHSWEIETIIAILESVQHESKDGYSISTLLFQKNERTFQKNEGQLYTLLHLLENKEILTSKWIKENKYYSLNSKGMKYLASYNQDNSKHELSLKHILEEAAL from the coding sequence ATGAATGATCCATTTACTAACCTGAAGAGTTCGATGAAAAAATCAATTTTCAAGGATTTTTCTTTCTCCAATGAAAGAAAAAATGCGGTGAAAGAATCCATTCGTATGAAACAATCTCAATCCCAATTACATTCTTGGGAGATAGAAACCATCATAGCTATATTAGAATCGGTTCAGCACGAATCAAAGGATGGCTACAGTATTTCCACCCTGCTTTTTCAAAAAAATGAACGTACTTTCCAAAAAAATGAAGGGCAGCTTTATACACTTCTACATCTATTAGAAAATAAAGAAATTCTTACTTCAAAATGGATAAAAGAAAATAAATATTACTCTTTGAATTCCAAAGGGATGAAATACTTAGCTTCCTATAATCAAGACAACTCAAAACATGAGTTATCCCTTAAACACATACTGGAGGAGGCGGCCTTATGA
- a CDS encoding sigma-70 family RNA polymerase sigma factor, with protein sequence MNGLKQLAVTDESMLLEREEIIDQLMQEYSDDILYLVYTYVKNRTTAEDLTQEIFLKCYEKLNQFNQQATLKTWVFRIASNHCKDYLRSWHYRKITLSDKISDYIPSKSKQVEEEIIANSEENRLTNAVMNLPLKYREVVFLHYYEELSLAEISKITTVNINTIKTRLKRAKELLKDKMMEEV encoded by the coding sequence ATGAATGGACTAAAACAACTGGCGGTGACAGATGAAAGTATGTTGCTTGAGAGAGAGGAAATAATTGATCAATTAATGCAAGAATATAGCGATGATATCCTGTATCTCGTATATACATATGTTAAAAATCGAACGACAGCAGAAGATTTAACGCAGGAGATTTTTTTAAAGTGTTATGAAAAGTTAAATCAGTTTAATCAGCAGGCAACACTAAAAACATGGGTATTTCGTATTGCTAGCAATCATTGTAAGGACTACTTAAGAAGCTGGCATTATCGCAAAATAACGCTGAGCGATAAAATTTCGGATTATATACCTTCGAAATCAAAGCAAGTTGAAGAGGAGATTATCGCGAATAGTGAAGAAAACAGATTAACGAACGCTGTCATGAATTTACCTCTTAAGTACAGGGAAGTCGTCTTCCTGCATTATTATGAAGAACTGTCATTAGCAGAAATAAGCAAGATTACGACAGTTAATATCAATACAATAAAAACGAGATTAAAGCGTGCGAAAGAATTATTAAAAGACAAGATGATGGAGGAGGTTTAG
- a CDS encoding FtsW/RodA/SpoVE family cell cycle protein — protein MSSTKFEEFLSKVTSKVKSQEAHNKIKKELTNHLQKLSQSYIEKGFSKEDADEKAIQEMGNPFIIGENLNPLHKPKMDWILIVLFAIFAGISFLPLVGGVPEQYVSNTYFIWRQAIWYSLAILVIIGFLFFDYQKLKNWWVYFYASGLLILLYLHLFGIMVAGATKWVRLPGLTVDGTMMSLFFFFLAWAGIFNKINEFRNWKKQGFLLVLFWTPILLYTMVPDYMISIFYFLCILGMFGTARIHKRLAVNLALTNLLAGIIFIIMFYMTSRQGYIFARLSAFINPSADSNGAGYLYRAVRKVLSEAGWFGNGLTNVLNFRLLPETHTDFAFPFLVYSLGWAFGFVLCLFLLIFISRISKNAFKTKDLYGRLIVIGGAALFAVPTTWNILMSFGVVPIIGVSLPFISYGGSAILFYAAVLGLILNVYRRKDLVEPTIADEIKS, from the coding sequence ATGAGTTCTACCAAGTTTGAAGAATTTTTGAGTAAAGTAACGTCAAAAGTGAAATCCCAGGAAGCCCACAACAAGATAAAAAAAGAGCTTACTAATCATCTGCAAAAGTTAAGTCAATCTTACATCGAGAAAGGGTTTTCTAAAGAGGATGCAGATGAAAAGGCGATTCAAGAAATGGGAAATCCATTTATCATTGGAGAGAATTTAAATCCCCTACATAAGCCAAAAATGGATTGGATTTTAATTGTTTTATTCGCTATTTTTGCTGGCATTAGTTTTCTGCCATTGGTTGGCGGAGTTCCTGAACAATACGTATCAAACACCTATTTTATATGGCGGCAGGCGATTTGGTACTCCCTCGCTATTCTTGTAATCATTGGATTTCTTTTCTTTGATTACCAAAAGCTTAAGAACTGGTGGGTGTACTTTTATGCGAGCGGCTTGTTGATCCTTTTATACCTCCATTTATTTGGAATTATGGTCGCTGGAGCAACAAAATGGGTTCGCCTTCCAGGTTTGACGGTTGATGGAACCATGATGAGCTTATTTTTCTTTTTTCTTGCTTGGGCTGGTATTTTTAACAAGATTAATGAGTTTCGAAATTGGAAAAAACAAGGTTTCCTCTTAGTATTGTTTTGGACTCCCATCTTGCTTTACACGATGGTGCCAGACTATATGATTAGTATTTTTTACTTTTTATGTATACTTGGGATGTTTGGTACCGCTCGAATCCATAAGAGATTAGCTGTAAATCTGGCCCTAACAAATCTATTGGCTGGTATCATTTTCATTATTATGTTCTACATGACCTCACGCCAAGGTTATATATTTGCTAGATTATCTGCTTTTATAAACCCTAGTGCCGATTCAAATGGAGCAGGATATTTGTATAGGGCAGTTAGGAAAGTCCTTTCAGAAGCGGGATGGTTCGGTAACGGACTTACCAACGTTTTGAATTTCCGATTGTTACCTGAAACACATACAGATTTTGCTTTCCCATTCCTTGTCTATTCTCTTGGTTGGGCTTTCGGATTTGTTCTATGTTTGTTCTTACTGATATTTATATCAAGGATCTCAAAAAATGCGTTTAAAACAAAGGACCTCTATGGAAGATTGATTGTAATAGGTGGTGCTGCATTGTTTGCGGTTCCTACTACCTGGAACATCTTGATGAGCTTTGGAGTCGTACCTATTATCGGGGTTTCTCTGCCTTTTATTAGTTATGGAGGCAGCGCAATACTCTTTTACGCTGCTGTTTTAGGACTCATTTTAAATGTTTATCGAAGAAAAGATCTTGTAGAACCTACGATTGCAGATGAAATTAAAAGTTAA
- the nagZ gene encoding beta-N-acetylhexosaminidase — protein MKRQRKSRNKLLILTIPLLILALIIGVYYYAIKENSSEQNTQGKKSPIITQPSDKNTVDSKDRQNSNLEKLIEETFSLSKVGKVPNISFVSGKTGWKEVNRDWGKPEHISETAKGRYEEYESHHTTIGYADQTVNDIRSYDSELQNISLNEIEKTGGQPDAIRYYKDSTIDQMILVYHATASTDLLWVLPVKTEQEPNPKVDHISLFTQIEKEPNQKGNQSISAVISKLSLEDKIGQMILAGISGTTMDTNTKKLISQFHVGGIIFYKENLESTAQTIQLVNHLKMGNSSSLPLLLGIDQEGGRITRLPGGLINFPPNEQIGKVNNPKFSYKVGTLLGRELKEFGLNLDFAPVLDINSNPNNPVIGDRSFGNNVEIVSKLGIQTMKGIQSQNVITTIKHFPGHGDTSVDSHLDLPIVNKSLKELKDLELIPFERAINQGADVVMVAHILLPQLDKTNPAAISKAVMTDLLRKQLGFTGVIITDDMTMGAITEHFDIGKAAVESVKAGSDIILVGHDYNNVVKIISSLKAAVRNGEISEQRLNESIERIIQLKKKYNINDTKVGNPNINEINNSINKILNNYLQ, from the coding sequence ATGAAAAGACAAAGAAAATCTCGAAATAAACTACTTATACTTACGATCCCGCTTTTAATTTTAGCCTTAATCATTGGCGTTTATTATTATGCAATCAAAGAAAATAGTAGTGAACAGAATACTCAAGGTAAAAAAAGTCCAATTATTACTCAACCTTCCGATAAAAATACAGTGGATTCGAAGGATAGGCAAAATTCAAATCTCGAGAAATTAATTGAGGAAACGTTTTCCTTATCTAAGGTAGGCAAGGTTCCGAACATTTCCTTTGTTTCTGGAAAAACAGGATGGAAGGAAGTAAATCGAGACTGGGGAAAGCCAGAACATATTTCGGAAACTGCTAAAGGCAGATATGAGGAATACGAAAGTCATCATACTACAATCGGCTATGCCGATCAGACTGTTAACGATATACGATCGTATGATTCTGAACTGCAAAATATCTCGTTAAATGAAATTGAGAAAACTGGTGGACAACCCGATGCCATTCGATACTATAAAGATTCAACTATTGACCAAATGATACTTGTCTATCATGCAACGGCCTCTACTGATTTATTATGGGTTTTACCAGTAAAAACAGAGCAGGAGCCAAATCCTAAAGTTGACCATATCTCACTCTTTACACAGATTGAAAAGGAACCAAATCAAAAAGGAAATCAATCCATTTCAGCGGTGATTTCTAAACTGAGCTTGGAAGATAAAATTGGCCAGATGATTCTTGCTGGGATTTCCGGGACTACCATGGATACAAACACAAAAAAATTAATAAGCCAATTCCATGTTGGAGGTATTATTTTTTACAAAGAAAATTTAGAAAGCACTGCACAAACCATTCAACTTGTGAATCACCTGAAAATGGGAAACAGTTCGAGTCTACCGCTTCTTTTAGGCATTGACCAAGAAGGAGGAAGAATAACAAGATTGCCAGGTGGTCTTATTAACTTTCCTCCAAATGAACAAATTGGAAAGGTGAATAATCCTAAGTTTTCCTATAAAGTCGGAACACTCTTAGGCAGAGAATTAAAAGAATTCGGTTTAAACCTCGATTTTGCCCCTGTTCTCGATATTAACAGCAATCCAAATAATCCAGTAATCGGGGATCGATCATTTGGAAACAATGTAGAAATAGTAAGTAAACTTGGAATTCAAACGATGAAAGGAATTCAGTCTCAAAACGTCATCACGACAATTAAGCATTTTCCTGGTCACGGAGATACTTCGGTTGATTCCCATCTGGACCTTCCAATTGTAAATAAAAGCCTTAAGGAACTTAAAGACTTAGAACTCATTCCGTTTGAACGTGCGATTAATCAAGGCGCAGATGTTGTGATGGTGGCCCATATCTTATTGCCTCAATTAGATAAAACGAATCCTGCAGCCATATCAAAAGCTGTCATGACGGATCTGCTTAGAAAACAACTTGGTTTCACAGGAGTCATCATAACGGACGATATGACAATGGGAGCCATAACAGAACATTTTGATATTGGTAAAGCAGCGGTAGAATCAGTTAAAGCAGGCAGCGATATTATTTTAGTAGGGCATGATTATAATAATGTTGTAAAAATTATCTCCTCTTTAAAAGCTGCTGTACGAAATGGGGAAATTTCCGAACAAAGATTAAATGAAAGTATAGAAAGAATAATTCAACTAAAAAAGAAATATAACATTAATGACACGAAAGTAGGAAATCCGAACATAAATGAAATAAATAATTCAATCAATAAGATTCTGAATAATTATTTACAGTAA
- a CDS encoding HEPN domain-containing protein, protein MKKLKLKFEAVVSGLYPMENEYSVDEFVFKQKQIDLTKYAEALNANPFIANPSLFSWLMQFEGDEKHYYCCFENENPIEIEVSNKIGASKYRIEKYVEKNFIELFNKVLYLEKVLRLVTNLDIFMPVIKLEVYDEEMDFIGKRFFAQSFSTLNPNSSFLKEHLELQSRLKLHIRWDLMTQMMSANKEYSRALEYFNQSFSVNNTSVKLLCLFASLESLFNYDKEKIAEKVATYTSKLIFDKDKKAEIYSRIKKLYDERSRYIHGQSTDRITDALYEELKEFVRVVLLNYWFVSMYNKVKENSQMISFLDEEKPLNMDTQLAILAIRKTDYTKFYSDVRVKLESGVTDIL, encoded by the coding sequence ATGAAAAAGTTAAAATTAAAGTTTGAAGCAGTAGTATCCGGATTATATCCCATGGAAAACGAATATAGTGTAGACGAGTTCGTTTTCAAACAAAAACAAATAGACCTGACGAAATACGCAGAAGCATTAAATGCTAATCCATTTATAGCAAATCCTAGTCTCTTTTCTTGGTTAATGCAATTTGAAGGGGATGAAAAACATTATTATTGTTGCTTTGAAAATGAAAATCCAATTGAAATTGAGGTTTCAAATAAGATCGGGGCTTCAAAATATCGTATAGAAAAATACGTCGAAAAGAATTTTATTGAATTATTTAACAAAGTCCTATACCTTGAAAAAGTACTTAGATTGGTAACAAACCTTGATATTTTTATGCCAGTAATAAAACTTGAGGTTTACGATGAAGAAATGGACTTTATAGGAAAGCGCTTTTTTGCGCAAAGTTTCTCGACATTGAACCCTAATTCTAGTTTTTTAAAAGAACACTTGGAATTACAATCTAGACTAAAACTTCATATACGTTGGGATTTAATGACACAAATGATGAGTGCAAATAAAGAATATAGTCGTGCCCTAGAGTATTTTAATCAATCTTTTTCTGTTAATAACACCTCAGTAAAACTTTTATGTTTATTCGCATCACTTGAATCGTTATTTAATTACGACAAAGAAAAAATTGCTGAAAAAGTTGCCACATATACAAGTAAGTTAATTTTTGATAAAGATAAGAAAGCTGAAATCTATTCAAGAATAAAAAAATTGTATGATGAACGTTCGAGATATATTCACGGACAAAGCACAGATAGAATAACAGACGCCTTATATGAGGAACTTAAAGAATTCGTGAGGGTTGTTCTCTTAAATTATTGGTTTGTATCAATGTACAATAAAGTAAAAGAAAATAGTCAAATGATTAGTTTTCTAGATGAAGAGAAGCCTCTAAACATGGATACACAACTTGCTATTCTAGCAATAAGAAAAACGGATTACACTAAATTTTATTCAGATGTAAGAGTGAAACTTGAAAGTGGTGTTACAGATATTCTTTAA
- a CDS encoding DUF1835 domain-containing protein, with product MDVLDDIKNKVKDLPEQEVRSYLQFILYNIALLEDKENPLVEFTKDLKGIFNEILYPKGTETVPFGKNNYKKIHIQFGYPYLRQPLKELNILEEEFIIAFYENFSIAPINSLDTEKEQTDRFEWLKNNLSNEYDVEFYKESLPKVISQVLSIPEDLPIYIWTSENANEQTALLFTLYLLRERKNNIYIIDTAALYRKLFKKKAKKYVPFFSGEIPLKELQSIYKNSQDENQILSHIERQHYENKWLDLSTNPGTLRIWENEDIRVVPEDYFNEFIIEKAKKLIGKKRGLL from the coding sequence ATGGATGTTCTCGACGATATAAAGAATAAAGTAAAGGACTTGCCAGAACAGGAAGTAAGGTCATACTTGCAATTTATCCTTTATAATATTGCATTGCTAGAGGATAAAGAGAATCCTTTAGTTGAGTTTACAAAAGATCTTAAAGGAATCTTTAATGAAATTCTTTATCCAAAAGGTACAGAGACAGTCCCATTTGGAAAAAATAATTACAAAAAAATTCATATACAATTTGGATACCCATATTTAAGACAACCATTAAAGGAATTAAATATTCTTGAAGAAGAGTTTATTATAGCTTTCTACGAAAATTTCTCTATTGCTCCTATAAACAGTTTAGATACCGAAAAGGAACAAACAGATAGATTTGAATGGTTAAAAAACAACCTATCTAATGAGTATGATGTTGAATTTTATAAAGAAAGTTTGCCGAAAGTCATTTCTCAAGTATTATCGATTCCTGAGGACCTTCCAATTTACATATGGACATCAGAAAATGCAAATGAACAAACAGCACTTCTTTTTACACTTTATTTGTTGCGGGAACGAAAGAATAATATTTATATCATTGATACCGCAGCATTGTACAGGAAATTGTTTAAAAAAAAGGCTAAGAAGTATGTACCCTTTTTTTCGGGTGAAATCCCTTTAAAAGAATTACAAAGCATATATAAAAATAGCCAAGATGAAAACCAGATTTTATCTCACATAGAACGTCAGCATTATGAAAACAAGTGGTTAGACCTCTCCACGAATCCTGGTACATTAAGAATATGGGAAAATGAAGATATTAGAGTTGTACCTGAAGACTATTTCAATGAATTTATAATTGAAAAAGCGAAGAAGCTGATTGGGAAAAAAAGGGGTTTATTATGA
- a CDS encoding DUF3658 domain-containing protein: protein MSARLVGEVYGHIFQYIGDSFIEYRVRKLIEAGIFEYKGSLEAMRCYSIKLK, encoded by the coding sequence ATGAGTGCAAGACTAGTCGGTGAAGTGTATGGGCATATTTTTCAGTATATCGGGGATAGTTTTATTGAATATAGGGTTAGGAAGTTAATTGAAGCAGGAATCTTTGAATATAAAGGTAGCCTAGAGGCAATGCGGTGTTACAGTATTAAATTAAAGTAA
- a CDS encoding NAD(P)H-quinone oxidoreductase, translating to MKAITVKKPGGADQLQITEHAKPDPKDGELLIKVKAAAVNRTDIFNRESSSGYLTNPILGVEVAGTVEKAGAGTKTAVGTHVMGLVNGGGYAEYVVIPDERAMVIPENLSFEEAAAIPEVFLTAYQTLFWIGQLRAGETVLIHAGGSGVGTAAIQLAKQIGQANVITTAGSKRKLDFCRSLGADVCINYKEQNFDEEILHATKNQGVDLILDFIGASYWGRNLASIKVDGRWVLIGILGGAEIAKFNLMDVISKRIQLTGTLLTPRSDKYKTALTTEFSAKTLDLFANNKLRPIVDQVFPFNQIQHAHEHMENNKNIGKIILKVD from the coding sequence ATGAAAGCAATCACCGTAAAAAAACCAGGCGGTGCAGATCAATTACAAATTACAGAACATGCTAAACCAGACCCAAAGGATGGGGAATTATTAATCAAGGTTAAGGCAGCAGCTGTTAATCGAACAGATATCTTTAATAGGGAAAGCAGTTCGGGTTATTTGACGAACCCGATTTTAGGTGTTGAAGTTGCTGGAACTGTAGAAAAAGCGGGCGCCGGTACAAAAACAGCTGTCGGCACGCACGTTATGGGACTTGTGAATGGCGGTGGTTATGCGGAATATGTGGTAATACCGGATGAAAGAGCGATGGTGATTCCAGAAAACCTTTCATTTGAAGAAGCTGCTGCTATTCCTGAAGTATTTTTGACCGCTTACCAAACGTTATTTTGGATAGGTCAATTACGTGCAGGTGAAACCGTGTTGATTCATGCAGGCGGCAGTGGAGTCGGAACTGCGGCGATTCAGCTTGCCAAACAAATCGGACAAGCGAATGTAATTACAACAGCCGGATCTAAAAGGAAGTTAGATTTTTGCCGGTCGTTAGGTGCAGATGTTTGTATAAACTATAAAGAACAAAATTTTGACGAGGAAATATTGCATGCGACCAAAAATCAAGGGGTCGATTTGATTCTTGATTTTATTGGTGCATCCTATTGGGGTAGAAATCTTGCCAGTATAAAAGTAGATGGCCGATGGGTGTTGATCGGGATTTTAGGTGGTGCAGAAATAGCAAAATTCAATTTAATGGATGTAATTTCAAAACGAATCCAGCTGACTGGAACGCTGCTCACTCCAAGAAGCGATAAATACAAGACAGCACTCACAACTGAATTTTCCGCCAAAACCTTAGACCTTTTTGCCAATAATAAGCTTCGTCCGATTGTTGATCAAGTTTTTCCTTTTAATCAAATCCAACATGCACATGAACATATGGAGAACAACAAAAACATCGGAAAGATTATTTTAAAGGTAGATTAA
- a CDS encoding GerMN domain-containing protein, whose product MNTQDELTREVKQLLRPIKNHPSLEPRQQFIDELQHKIMEAKSAGKKRLNLLPVAAVLVTALLFAIVVLANKDAIYMEQAGETEKQFAISEVAKFTLLRTIEYGEGKGKAGLKFMGDNETLPTTVTGFDVEDGTYYLLDEVKRQVLIVGKDGKTSSFPIKGTNQMEGSLADILVTPDKQIYILDSWDSRAVYQYTEKGKLVKTYKITADLFHPNELIFVKELGVLAGASQERFLNIETGKMVEENSLPFYLSPVNRKKVAITINKEGKPTKLSIPYEEGVGQSAIESVTDGQIILTKTEMPAVLASISESHVYAYNNQGETLGGIRLPLEKLIGDPHTAKLNVEVDKNKIYYLSTEKEHIAIYELTLGKNYESLLQKQVEDVKIGLDYRTFGQPFPELEEEMKKLFTSDTIFAEYGDENSVNGVAIDESGTVVVDFKEFNAGSPSSHQGGQIAQALNEAIFQKFPQVQKVYFQFDGSFSAWCYWMESTEEPWERP is encoded by the coding sequence ATGAATACTCAAGACGAATTGACTCGTGAGGTAAAACAATTGCTCAGACCGATAAAAAATCACCCTTCGCTGGAACCCCGGCAGCAATTTATAGATGAATTACAGCATAAAATAATGGAAGCCAAATCTGCCGGCAAAAAACGACTCAACCTATTGCCCGTTGCAGCTGTATTAGTCACCGCGTTGCTTTTCGCGATCGTGGTCCTTGCCAATAAAGATGCTATTTATATGGAACAGGCGGGAGAAACGGAGAAGCAGTTTGCCATCAGTGAGGTAGCCAAATTTACACTGCTCAGGACGATTGAGTACGGGGAAGGTAAAGGCAAGGCTGGCTTGAAGTTCATGGGTGATAACGAAACATTGCCCACCACGGTAACCGGATTTGATGTCGAAGACGGAACATATTATTTATTGGATGAAGTGAAAAGGCAGGTCCTCATTGTCGGAAAGGATGGAAAAACAAGTTCTTTTCCGATTAAGGGCACCAATCAAATGGAAGGCAGCCTTGCAGATATCCTCGTCACCCCGGATAAACAAATTTACATCCTGGACAGCTGGGATTCACGCGCTGTTTATCAATATACAGAGAAGGGGAAACTCGTTAAAACTTACAAAATAACAGCTGATCTATTCCATCCTAATGAGCTTATTTTTGTCAAAGAGCTCGGGGTTTTGGCAGGCGCCAGCCAGGAACGATTCCTGAATATTGAAACCGGCAAAATGGTGGAAGAAAATTCACTTCCGTTTTACCTGTCACCGGTCAATCGAAAAAAAGTGGCCATCACCATCAATAAGGAAGGGAAGCCAACAAAGCTGAGTATTCCATATGAAGAAGGTGTGGGCCAAAGTGCAATTGAATCCGTCACGGATGGGCAAATTATCTTGACAAAAACGGAGATGCCGGCGGTTCTCGCCTCTATTTCAGAATCACATGTGTATGCCTATAACAACCAAGGCGAAACACTTGGTGGCATCAGGCTTCCGCTTGAAAAACTAATCGGCGACCCGCATACGGCGAAACTAAACGTTGAAGTGGATAAAAACAAAATCTATTATCTCTCCACTGAAAAAGAGCATATCGCCATTTATGAATTAACGCTTGGCAAAAACTACGAAAGCCTTCTGCAAAAACAAGTTGAAGACGTGAAAATCGGCCTCGATTACAGAACCTTTGGACAGCCTTTCCCTGAGCTGGAGGAGGAAATGAAAAAGCTATTCACAAGCGACACGATCTTTGCCGAATACGGCGATGAAAACAGTGTAAACGGGGTCGCCATAGACGAGTCCGGAACAGTGGTGGTCGATTTTAAGGAATTCAACGCCGGCAGTCCATCGAGCCATCAAGGTGGCCAAATCGCCCAAGCACTGAATGAGGCCATCTTTCAAAAATTCCCTCAGGTTCAAAAAGTATATTTTCAATTCGACGGGAGCTTCAGCGCCTGGTGCTACTGGATGGAATCGACGGAAGAGCCGTGGGAGCGGCCTTAA
- a CDS encoding slipin family protein: MLGNIMPIVILVLLALSAYIILSKMVTTLMVYEYERGVKFRKGKFSEVVGPGKYTYLNSVTRIDVFDLRPSIIQVNGQEVLTGDHVSVKISLTAQYQIIDPKELISRYENYSEHLYTTIQLKLREVISSMELDQVLANRQEINERVKDLVVDETTLAGLVVHSVELKDIMLPSDLKKAFAEALKAKKEAQASLEKARGEMATIRSLANAAKMMEKNPELLQLRLIQTMDSSQGNTFIIDTNQQTKWGKES; encoded by the coding sequence ATGTTAGGAAACATAATGCCTATCGTTATATTGGTTTTATTGGCTCTAAGTGCTTATATAATTCTTTCAAAAATGGTTACGACTCTTATGGTTTACGAATATGAGCGGGGAGTGAAGTTCCGGAAAGGGAAGTTTAGCGAAGTGGTTGGACCCGGTAAATATACGTATTTAAACTCTGTTACGCGCATAGATGTTTTCGATTTAAGGCCGTCCATCATTCAGGTGAACGGACAGGAGGTATTAACCGGGGATCATGTGAGCGTAAAGATTAGTTTAACGGCCCAATACCAGATTATTGATCCGAAAGAGCTCATTTCTCGATATGAAAATTATTCAGAGCATTTATACACGACAATTCAGCTGAAATTAAGGGAAGTCATCTCCAGCATGGAGTTGGATCAAGTATTGGCGAATCGCCAGGAAATCAACGAGCGAGTAAAAGATTTGGTCGTTGATGAAACAACCCTGGCAGGATTAGTCGTCCATTCTGTGGAATTAAAAGATATCATGTTACCATCAGACTTGAAAAAAGCGTTCGCTGAAGCGCTAAAAGCTAAAAAAGAAGCCCAAGCGTCTCTTGAAAAGGCGAGGGGAGAGATGGCAACCATAAGATCGCTTGCCAATGCAGCCAAGATGATGGAGAAAAACCCAGAATTACTGCAACTCAGACTTATACAAACGATGGATTCCTCACAGGGGAACACTTTCATCATAGACACGAATCAACAAACAAAATGGGGGAAGGAAAGCTAG